From the Patescibacteria group bacterium genome, one window contains:
- a CDS encoding MgtC/SapB family protein, which produces MPNFLFITEKEIVLKLILATVLGMLIGLERRLSHKEAGLRTFSLVSLGSALFVILGNDIIPKYWFNLVGASIDPTRVLSQLIVGLGFLGAGLIIFHEKKLHGLTTAATVWVSSAIGAAVGLGAYISAITATLIVLFVLIILWRLEKQLKISEDEY; this is translated from the coding sequence ATGCCTAATTTTTTGTTCATCACTGAAAAAGAAATTGTTTTAAAACTGATCTTAGCTACGGTTTTGGGAATGCTGATTGGTTTGGAAAGGCGGCTTTCCCACAAAGAAGCGGGCTTGCGGACCTTTTCTTTAGTTTCTTTGGGCAGCGCCTTGTTTGTGATTTTAGGCAATGACATTATTCCTAAATACTGGTTTAATCTTGTTGGCGCCTCAATTGACCCAACCCGGGTCTTAAGCCAGCTGATTGTCGGCTTGGGCTTTTTGGGCGCGGGCTTGATTATCTTCCACGAGAAAAAACTTCACGGCTTGACCACCGCGGCCACGGTCTGGGTTTCTTCAGCCATCGGCGCCGCGGTTGGTTTAGGCGCTTATATTTCGGCAATTACCGCGACCTTAATTGTTTTATTTGTTTTAATTATTTTGTGGCGTTTGGAAAAACAGCTCAAAATCTCTGAAGATGAATACTAA
- a CDS encoding 50S ribosomal protein L28, giving the protein MARVCQICGKGSKMVGKRKLLRGNYNPTVKTRKYPNLQWLTLASGKRVKACAQCFRTHKKKLNA; this is encoded by the coding sequence ATGGCTCGCGTCTGTCAAATCTGCGGCAAAGGCTCAAAAATGGTTGGCAAAAGAAAGCTTTTGCGCGGCAATTACAACCCAACCGTAAAAACCAGAAAATATCCCAATCTTCAATGGCTGACTTTGGCGTCAGGCAAGCGGGTCAAGGCTTGCGCCCAGTGCTTTAGAACTCACAAGAAAAAACTCAATGCCTAA
- a CDS encoding site-2 protease family protein, with translation MLTLFYFIVFIFSAVIHEISHGYAAKALGDDTAERSGRLTLNPVSHLDLFGSVILPLMFYLTSKLAGGFGIILGWAKPVPYNPFNLKNPKKGALLIALAGPMSNFSLALLLSSLFRLGLIGFNSALGELLAIIILINLMLGIFNLVPIPPLDGSKVLFGLLPASWYKLEEFLNQYSLIIFLMFLFWGIGIVGFLVGWLFQLLTGIGLGV, from the coding sequence ATGCTGACCTTGTTTTACTTTATTGTTTTTATCTTTTCTGCAGTGATTCACGAGATTTCCCATGGCTATGCGGCTAAAGCTTTGGGCGATGACACGGCCGAACGTTCCGGACGGCTGACTCTGAATCCGGTTTCCCATTTAGATTTATTCGGCTCGGTGATTTTGCCGCTGATGTTTTATTTAACCTCAAAATTAGCCGGCGGATTTGGGATTATTCTTGGTTGGGCCAAACCGGTGCCGTATAATCCGTTTAATTTAAAAAACCCGAAAAAAGGCGCTTTGCTGATTGCTCTGGCCGGGCCGATGTCTAATTTTTCTTTGGCTTTGCTTTTAAGCAGTTTGTTTCGTTTGGGCTTGATTGGATTTAACAGCGCTTTGGGCGAGTTGTTGGCGATTATCATTCTGATTAACTTAATGCTTGGTATTTTTAATCTGGTGCCGATCCCGCCATTGGACGGCTCAAAAGTTTTATTCGGGCTTTTGCCGGCGTCTTGGTATAAATTGGAAGAGTTTTTAAACCAGTATAGTTTGATTATTTTTTTGATGTTTTTGTTTTGGGGCATTGGCATTGTCGGATTTTTGGTTGGCTGGCTGTTTCAGCTTTTGACCGGGATTGGTTTGGGGGTTTAG
- the rpsL gene encoding 30S ribosomal protein S12, with protein sequence MPTVRQLIKKGRKPIVKKTKSVALRRYFNPLKNRYKAAPSPFKRGVCTKVFATTPKKPNSALRKVARVRLTNGMEVTAYIPGEGHNLQEHSVVVIRGGRVKDLPGVRYHVVRGVLDTTGVGKRKQQRSKYGAKKEKAKTE encoded by the coding sequence ATGCCAACAGTCAGACAATTAATTAAAAAAGGCAGAAAGCCGATTGTTAAAAAAACTAAAAGCGTGGCTCTGCGACGCTATTTTAACCCATTGAAAAATCGGTATAAAGCGGCGCCGTCGCCGTTCAAGCGCGGTGTCTGCACTAAGGTTTTTGCCACGACTCCGAAAAAACCAAACTCGGCTTTGAGAAAAGTGGCTCGGGTCAGGTTAACCAATGGCATGGAAGTAACTGCTTATATTCCGGGCGAGGGCCATAATCTCCAAGAGCATTCAGTGGTGGTAATTCGGGGCGGCCGGGTTAAAGACTTGCCCGGAGTCCGCTACCATGTTGTCCGGGGCGTGCTTGACACCACTGGAGTCGGCAAGAGAAAACAGCAGCGTTCTAAATACGGCGCCAAGAAAGAGAAAGCCAAAACCGAGTAA
- the rpsG gene encoding 30S ribosomal protein S7, with the protein MRRKVDYKRKYQPDPKYQSQLVGRFINQIMRKGKKTVAQRVVYQTFDLVEKQAKQEPLAVFEQAIKNVSPFLEVKSKRIGGANYQVPVEVQGERKITLAMRWILQASRSRKGKAMAEKLAEELIQASHNEGAAIKKRTDVQKMAEANRAFAHFAR; encoded by the coding sequence ATGAGGAGAAAAGTCGATTACAAAAGAAAATATCAGCCGGATCCAAAATACCAAAGCCAGTTGGTCGGCCGGTTTATTAATCAGATAATGAGAAAGGGCAAGAAAACTGTTGCCCAGAGGGTTGTTTATCAAACTTTTGATTTGGTTGAAAAGCAAGCCAAGCAAGAGCCGTTGGCTGTGTTTGAGCAGGCGATTAAAAATGTCTCGCCTTTTTTAGAAGTTAAATCAAAGAGAATTGGCGGGGCGAATTATCAGGTGCCGGTTGAAGTCCAGGGCGAGAGAAAAATTACTTTAGCAATGCGCTGGATTCTTCAGGCGAGCCGGTCAAGAAAAGGCAAGGCGATGGCAGAAAAATTGGCTGAAGAGCTGATTCAGGCGTCTCATAATGAAGGCGCGGCAATCAAGAAAAGAACTGACGTCCAGAAAATGGCTGAAGCCAACCGGGCCTTTGCGCACTTCGCTCGATAG
- a CDS encoding GxxExxY protein — translation MADSSKKIIDLVYPELSYKIVGILFTVFNELGYGYQEKYYQKAIAKVLGDNKIYFREQVYLPLEFNGEGIGNYYLDFLIENKLILEIKRGDRFLKRNIEQVYSYLKRSNLRLGIIANFTKQGLRFKRIVNIK, via the coding sequence ATGGCAGACAGCAGTAAAAAGATAATTGATTTAGTTTATCCTGAATTAAGTTATAAAATAGTCGGAATTTTGTTTACAGTGTTTAATGAATTGGGTTATGGTTATCAAGAAAAATATTATCAGAAGGCAATTGCTAAAGTTTTGGGAGACAACAAAATTTATTTCAGGGAACAGGTTTATTTGCCCCTTGAGTTTAATGGGGAGGGAATTGGAAATTATTATTTAGATTTTTTAATAGAAAATAAACTAATCTTGGAGATTAAGAGGGGTGATCGATTTTTAAAAAGAAATATTGAACAAGTTTATTCTTATCTGAAAAGATCTAATCTGCGGCTGGGCATTATTGCCAATTTTACCAAACAAGGCCTAAGATTTAAACGAATCGTAAATATAAAATAG
- the fusA gene encoding elongation factor G codes for MREYSLEKTRDIGIIAHIDAGKTTVTERVLYYTGITHKIGEVHEGEATMDWMVQERERGITITAAATTCFWTQTYKEKGDKPEFRINIIDTPGHIDFTVEVQRSLRVLDGAVVVFDGVQGVEPQSETVWRQADLFKVPRICFINKLDRLGADFDASLASIRERLTPNAVPIQLNIGLENDFAGVIDLIRMKAVKTEGERGESLVIEEIPENLKEKAVQARQKMVEKAAEQDDALLEKYLSGEELAEDEIRLGLRKGCLAYKLVPVFCGSALKNKGVQLLLDAVVDFLPSPIDLKEIKPIKGIDPKTEQEIIRQPADDEPLAALAFKVASDPFVGSLVYFRVYSGALKRGSYVYNATKQEQERIGRILRMHANHREEVDEVYSGDIAALVGMKNTTTGDTLCDVDHQILLERPTFPEPVISMKIEPKTKADQEKMGIVLRKLQEEDPTFKVRTDEETLETIIAGMGELHLDVWVDRMKREFGVEVNVGKPQVAYRETVKSEAKEEGKYIRQSGGRGQYGHVWLEVKPMERGEGFKFNNLIKGGAIPNEFIPAVEKGVKEAMDKGVLAGYPITDIEVSLYDGSFHEVDSSEAAFKIAGSIAFQGAVKKANLVMLEPMMKIEVLVPDKFLGDVTGDLSSKRARIEKMGERANLKVVDAMVPLSEMFGYATKLRSMTEGRGTFTMEFDHYEEVPKNIEEQIVAGRK; via the coding sequence ATGAGGGAATACAGTTTAGAAAAAACCAGAGATATCGGGATTATCGCCCATATTGATGCCGGCAAAACTACGGTTACCGAGCGGGTTTTGTATTACACTGGGATTACCCATAAAATTGGCGAGGTTCATGAGGGCGAGGCGACTATGGATTGGATGGTTCAGGAACGGGAGCGGGGGATTACGATTACTGCCGCGGCAACAACTTGTTTTTGGACCCAGACCTATAAAGAAAAAGGCGACAAACCGGAGTTTAGAATTAATATTATTGACACTCCCGGGCATATTGATTTTACGGTTGAGGTCCAACGGTCTTTAAGAGTCTTAGACGGCGCAGTGGTGGTTTTTGACGGAGTTCAGGGGGTTGAGCCCCAGTCGGAAACTGTCTGGCGCCAAGCAGATTTGTTCAAAGTGCCGCGAATCTGTTTTATTAATAAGCTTGACCGTTTGGGCGCTGATTTTGATGCCTCGCTGGCTTCGATTCGCGAACGTTTAACTCCGAATGCAGTGCCGATTCAGCTTAATATTGGTTTGGAAAACGATTTTGCCGGCGTGATTGATTTGATCAGAATGAAAGCAGTCAAAACCGAAGGCGAGAGAGGGGAAAGTTTAGTGATTGAAGAGATACCGGAAAACTTAAAGGAAAAAGCGGTTCAGGCTCGGCAGAAGATGGTTGAAAAAGCCGCAGAACAGGACGATGCTTTATTGGAGAAATATTTATCCGGCGAAGAGCTGGCCGAAGACGAGATTAGATTGGGTTTGAGAAAGGGTTGTTTAGCTTATAAACTGGTGCCGGTGTTTTGCGGTTCGGCTTTGAAAAATAAGGGCGTCCAGCTTTTATTGGACGCAGTGGTTGATTTTCTGCCTTCACCAATTGATCTGAAGGAGATTAAGCCGATTAAAGGGATTGATCCGAAAACAGAACAAGAGATTATTCGCCAGCCCGCAGATGATGAGCCGTTGGCTGCTTTGGCGTTTAAAGTCGCTTCAGACCCGTTTGTCGGCAGTCTGGTTTATTTTCGGGTTTACTCTGGAGCTCTAAAGCGCGGCAGTTATGTTTATAATGCGACCAAACAAGAACAGGAAAGAATCGGCCGAATTTTGAGGATGCACGCCAACCATCGGGAAGAAGTTGACGAGGTTTATAGCGGCGACATTGCTGCGTTAGTTGGGATGAAGAACACTACGACCGGAGATACTCTTTGCGATGTTGACCACCAGATTCTTTTGGAACGGCCGACTTTTCCTGAACCGGTTATCTCAATGAAGATTGAGCCGAAAACCAAAGCGGACCAGGAAAAGATGGGCATTGTTTTAAGAAAGCTGCAAGAAGAAGACCCGACTTTCAAAGTCAGGACCGATGAAGAAACTTTGGAAACCATTATTGCCGGTATGGGCGAGCTTCATTTAGATGTTTGGGTTGACCGGATGAAACGGGAGTTCGGCGTTGAGGTTAATGTTGGCAAACCTCAGGTGGCTTATCGGGAGACAGTCAAAAGTGAAGCCAAAGAAGAAGGCAAGTATATCCGCCAGTCAGGCGGTCGGGGTCAGTACGGCCATGTTTGGCTTGAAGTTAAGCCAATGGAGCGAGGCGAAGGATTTAAGTTTAATAATTTAATCAAGGGCGGAGCGATCCCGAATGAGTTTATTCCGGCAGTGGAAAAAGGCGTTAAAGAGGCAATGGACAAAGGCGTTTTAGCCGGCTATCCAATCACTGATATTGAGGTCAGTTTGTATGATGGCTCTTTTCATGAAGTTGATTCATCTGAAGCCGCGTTTAAGATTGCCGGCTCAATCGCTTTTCAAGGAGCAGTGAAAAAGGCTAATTTAGTTATGCTTGAGCCGATGATGAAGATTGAAGTCTTGGTGCCGGATAAATTTTTGGGCGATGTGACCGGAGATTTAAGTTCTAAACGGGCAAGAATAGAAAAAATGGGCGAGCGGGCTAACCTTAAGGTGGTTGACGCAATGGTGCCTTTGTCAGAGATGTTTGGTTATGCAACGAAATTAAGATCAATGACTGAAGGCCGGGGAACTTTTACGATGGAGTTTGACCATTACGAAGAAGTGCCTAAAAACATCGAGGAGCAGATTGTTGCCGGCAGGAAGTGA
- the tuf gene encoding elongation factor Tu codes for MAAEKFERTKPHLNVGTIGHVDHGKTTLTAAITNVLAMKGFAKAHSYEEIDKAPEEKARGLTINLHHNEYESESRHYAHIDAPGHADYIKNMITGAAQMDGAILVVSAPDGPMPQTREHILLARQVGVPAIIVFMNKVDMVDDPELLDLVEADIRELLKKYEFPGDEIPVIRGSALKASEAKSLEDQAVQPILELVKALDEYVPEPVREVDKPFLMPIEDIFSIEGRGTVVTGRIERGIIKVNEEVEIIGIKPTAKTVVTGIEMFNKSLDQGQAGDNAGILLRGTKKEDVQRGQVIAKPCSVTPHSEFECEVYVLKKEEGGRHTAFVGGYKPQFYIRTTDVTGEVTLPEGREMVMPGDTANFSVKLIYPVALEEKQRFAFREGGKTVGAGVVTKIIK; via the coding sequence ATGGCAGCAGAAAAATTTGAAAGAACAAAACCTCATCTCAATGTTGGCACGATTGGCCACGTTGATCATGGGAAAACTACTTTAACCGCGGCGATTACCAATGTTTTGGCAATGAAAGGGTTTGCCAAGGCTCACAGTTATGAAGAGATTGACAAGGCGCCGGAAGAAAAAGCCCGCGGCTTGACTATTAACCTTCACCATAACGAATATGAGTCAGAAAGCCGGCATTATGCCCACATTGATGCGCCCGGACATGCTGATTACATTAAGAATATGATTACCGGCGCGGCCCAGATGGACGGCGCAATTCTGGTGGTTTCGGCCCCGGACGGGCCAATGCCCCAGACCCGGGAGCATATCTTGCTTGCCCGTCAAGTTGGTGTGCCGGCGATTATTGTTTTTATGAATAAAGTTGATATGGTTGATGACCCGGAGTTGCTGGATTTGGTTGAAGCTGATATCCGTGAATTGTTGAAAAAATATGAGTTTCCCGGCGACGAGATTCCGGTGATTCGCGGCTCTGCTTTAAAAGCCTCTGAAGCAAAAAGCTTGGAGGATCAGGCAGTCCAGCCGATTCTTGAGTTGGTTAAAGCTTTGGATGAATATGTCCCGGAGCCGGTTCGGGAAGTGGATAAGCCGTTCTTGATGCCGATTGAAGACATCTTCTCAATTGAAGGCCGGGGTACCGTAGTAACCGGAAGAATAGAACGGGGAATAATTAAAGTCAACGAAGAGGTTGAGATTATTGGGATTAAACCAACCGCTAAAACCGTGGTAACTGGGATTGAGATGTTTAATAAATCTCTTGATCAGGGCCAGGCGGGTGATAATGCCGGGATTCTGCTCCGAGGGACTAAAAAAGAAGATGTCCAAAGAGGGCAGGTGATTGCTAAGCCCTGTTCAGTAACGCCCCATTCAGAGTTTGAATGTGAAGTTTATGTTTTGAAGAAAGAAGAAGGCGGCCGACACACTGCTTTTGTTGGCGGTTATAAGCCCCAGTTTTATATCCGAACCACTGATGTAACCGGAGAGGTGACTTTGCCCGAAGGCAGGGAAATGGTTATGCCTGGAGACACGGCTAATTTCAGCGTTAAGCTGATTTACCCGGTGGCTTTGGAAGAAAAACAGAGATTTGCTTTCCGAGAAGGCGGCAAAACTGTTGGCGCCGGCGTGGTAACCAAGATTATTAAATAA
- the rpsJ gene encoding 30S ribosomal protein S10 yields MPQAAEPKQKMRIKIRSYDHKVIDSSCRLIIETATRYGAEVVGPVPLPTEVKKYTVNRSTFVHKDSREQFEMRIHKRLIDILNPSAKTIEALTNLSLPAGTEIEVKMAV; encoded by the coding sequence ATGCCTCAGGCAGCTGAACCTAAACAAAAGATGAGAATCAAGATTAGATCTTATGACCATAAGGTCATAGATAGTTCTTGCCGGTTGATTATTGAAACCGCGACCCGCTATGGCGCTGAAGTGGTTGGCCCGGTGCCTTTGCCGACCGAAGTGAAAAAATATACGGTTAATCGCTCCACTTTCGTTCATAAGGATTCGCGAGAGCAATTTGAAATGAGAATCCACAAACGGCTGATTGATATTTTAAACCCTTCAGCGAAAACCATTGAGGCATTAACTAATTTAAGCTTGCCCGCCGGGACAGAGATTGAAGTTAAAATGGCAGTTTAA
- the rplC gene encoding 50S ribosomal protein L3 — protein sequence MKFILGKKLGMMQIFEPETKAALPVTLVEAGPVFITQVKTKDKDGYSAVQVGFSKKKKLTKPLRGHLKNLGNLHYLREFRINQGEEAEFEKGKEITVEIFAKGEKVAVSSFSKGRGFAGVVKRHGFHGGPKTHGQKHSLRRPGSIGATTPQRVIKGTRMAGHMGAERVTVKGLKVVDLDPEKNILFIKGAIPGHFGSLVEIKGYKT from the coding sequence ATGAAGTTTATTTTAGGGAAAAAATTAGGCATGATGCAGATTTTTGAGCCGGAAACAAAAGCGGCTCTGCCGGTGACTTTGGTTGAAGCCGGTCCGGTTTTTATTACTCAGGTCAAAACCAAAGACAAAGACGGCTATTCGGCGGTCCAGGTTGGTTTTAGCAAGAAAAAAAAGTTGACCAAACCATTAAGAGGCCATTTAAAAAATTTAGGCAATCTGCATTATCTGCGCGAGTTTAGAATTAACCAAGGCGAAGAGGCTGAATTTGAAAAAGGGAAGGAGATTACGGTTGAGATTTTCGCTAAAGGAGAGAAAGTGGCTGTTTCCAGTTTTTCCAAAGGTCGGGGCTTTGCCGGTGTCGTTAAGCGGCACGGCTTTCACGGCGGGCCAAAAACCCATGGCCAAAAGCATAGCTTAAGGCGGCCGGGCTCAATCGGCGCGACAACTCCCCAGCGAGTAATTAAAGGAACCAGAATGGCCGGCCATATGGGCGCAGAAAGAGTTACAGTTAAAGGATTGAAGGTTGTTGACCTGGATCCGGAAAAAAACATTCTATTTATTAAAGGCGCGATCCCGGGGCATTTTGGCAGTTTAGTCGAAATAAAGGGTTATAAAACATAG
- the rplD gene encoding 50S ribosomal protein L4, with amino-acid sequence MKRETGKIKVSVWNSEGKIVKEIELPENIFGLELNNDLIHQVVYVLRSNQRQPTAHAKTRAEVSGGGKKPWRQKGLGRARHGSIRSPIWVGGGVAHGPTKEKSYQKKINKKMKQKALFQILSSKLKQNRFLILEGEIKLKEPKTKLAEAYLKNILKSGSRAKKTLLVNDFESPTQARAFYNLNYLKVIPVKNINILDLVNFPYLLMPESGLENLIKHLTK; translated from the coding sequence ATGAAACGTGAAACTGGAAAAATAAAAGTCTCTGTCTGGAATTCTGAAGGGAAGATAGTTAAGGAAATAGAGTTGCCAGAAAATATTTTTGGCTTGGAACTGAACAATGATTTAATTCATCAGGTTGTTTATGTTTTACGTTCAAATCAGCGCCAGCCGACTGCTCATGCCAAAACCAGGGCCGAAGTCAGCGGCGGCGGGAAAAAACCCTGGCGGCAGAAAGGCTTAGGCCGCGCCAGGCATGGCTCAATCCGGTCGCCGATCTGGGTTGGCGGCGGCGTTGCCCACGGGCCAACTAAAGAAAAATCTTATCAAAAGAAAATCAATAAAAAGATGAAGCAAAAAGCTTTGTTTCAGATTCTGTCTTCCAAGCTAAAGCAAAACCGATTTCTGATTTTAGAGGGAGAAATAAAACTCAAAGAGCCAAAAACTAAGCTGGCCGAAGCTTATTTGAAAAATATTTTAAAATCAGGAAGCAGGGCTAAAAAAACTTTGCTGGTTAATGATTTTGAATCTCCGACCCAAGCCCGCGCTTTTTACAACCTCAATTATTTGAAAGTCATTCCGGTAAAGAATATTAATATTTTAGATTTGGTTAATTTTCCTTATTTATTAATGCCGGAGAGCGGTTTAGAAAATTTAATTAAGCATTTAACTAAATAA
- the rplW gene encoding 50S ribosomal protein L23, translated as MSALGIFKKTKTKKAKASKKTNLPKAEKKALAPTGGGSGTKIILGHPHLSEKASLLKEKDNAYVFVVKNSANKKSVGQEVERFYKVKVEKVRIINLPKKPKNLGRTQGYRPGFKKALVYLAAGQKIDLF; from the coding sequence ATGTCAGCTTTAGGAATTTTTAAAAAGACCAAAACAAAGAAAGCCAAAGCGAGCAAAAAAACAAATCTACCCAAGGCAGAAAAAAAAGCTTTGGCTCCGACTGGCGGCGGCAGCGGAACAAAAATTATTCTTGGGCATCCGCATCTGAGCGAAAAAGCCAGTTTGCTGAAAGAAAAGGATAATGCTTATGTTTTTGTGGTGAAGAATTCAGCTAATAAAAAATCAGTTGGACAAGAAGTAGAGAGATTTTACAAAGTTAAAGTCGAGAAAGTCAGAATTATTAATCTGCCGAAAAAACCAAAAAATCTCGGCCGGACCCAGGGTTATCGCCCGGGTTTTAAAAAAGCTTTAGTTTATCTGGCTGCGGGGCAGAAGATTGATTTGTTTTAA
- the rplB gene encoding 50S ribosomal protein L2: MAIKTSKPKTPGRRHYQVVDYSGLSKVKPKKSLVQGKKKTAGRNTFGRITVRHRGGGAKRRYRLVDFGEKFLGLSGKIETLEYDPNRTAFISLVLLSNGKRVYLLAPSGIKVGDTIEVAEKAEIKIGNRIRLENIPVGTQVCNIELHSGQKGKLARSAGAYATVMAHEGTYTHLKLPSGEVRKVSSSGFATIGQVSNFEHRLVSLGQAGRSRLMGRRPTVRGKAMNPRDHPYGGGEGRTTRGTKRPKDKWGNITGGRKTRKKRKWSNKLILQRRPKKKK; encoded by the coding sequence ATGGCAATTAAAACCTCAAAACCAAAAACACCCGGAAGGCGGCACTATCAAGTGGTTGATTATTCTGGTTTGTCCAAGGTTAAACCGAAGAAATCTTTAGTTCAAGGCAAGAAAAAAACTGCCGGAAGAAACACTTTTGGCCGGATTACGGTTAGGCATCGGGGCGGCGGGGCGAAAAGGCGCTATCGCTTAGTTGATTTTGGCGAGAAATTTCTCGGCTTGAGCGGAAAGATTGAGACTCTTGAGTATGACCCAAATCGGACTGCTTTTATCAGTTTGGTTTTGCTTAGCAATGGTAAAAGGGTTTATTTGCTGGCGCCGTCAGGCATTAAAGTTGGTGATACGATTGAGGTTGCTGAAAAAGCCGAGATTAAGATTGGCAACCGGATCCGTTTAGAAAATATCCCGGTTGGGACCCAGGTTTGCAATATTGAGCTTCATTCCGGCCAAAAAGGAAAATTAGCCCGTTCAGCCGGAGCTTATGCAACAGTTATGGCTCATGAGGGGACATACACTCATCTTAAGCTGCCTTCAGGAGAGGTAAGAAAGGTTTCTTCTTCCGGGTTTGCGACGATTGGCCAGGTCTCTAATTTTGAGCATCGGTTGGTCAGTTTGGGACAGGCCGGCAGATCTAGATTAATGGGGCGGCGGCCAACAGTCAGAGGCAAAGCAATGAACCCAAGGGACCATCCTTATGGGGGCGGCGAAGGCCGGACTACTCGGGGGACAAAAAGGCCAAAAGACAAGTGGGGTAATATTACCGGCGGAAGAAAAACCAGAAAAAAAAGAAAATGGTCAAATAAATTAATTCTTCAGCGCCGGCCGAAAAAGAAAAAATAA
- the rpsS gene encoding 30S ribosomal protein S19 — translation MSRSLKKGPYVDQKLLKKAAKLKPGDKTVIKTWSRDCTIVPEMVGLTFGVHNGKDFIPVAVIEEMVGHKLGEFSPTRKFIKHGGKKQKALEAAKQKPTK, via the coding sequence ATGTCAAGAAGTTTAAAAAAAGGACCATACGTTGACCAAAAATTGTTGAAAAAAGCAGCCAAACTGAAACCCGGAGACAAAACCGTGATTAAGACTTGGTCAAGAGACTGCACCATTGTCCCGGAAATGGTTGGTCTTACTTTTGGGGTTCATAATGGCAAAGACTTTATTCCCGTGGCAGTAATTGAGGAGATGGTTGGGCATAAATTAGGCGAATTTTCTCCAACCAGAAAGTTTATTAAACATGGCGGCAAAAAGCAAAAAGCTTTAGAGGCAGCCAAACAAAAACCGACTAAATAA
- the rplV gene encoding 50S ribosomal protein L22 has protein sequence MDKVVAKLKYLRVAPKKVRQVARLLKGMSFVEAESQLKFLPQKSVKPLYKLLISAGANAENNYNLSRADLFVENILVDPGPTLKRMRARARGMAAPIRKRSSHITLFLSPIRGKQLKRVAKKQSLKMKKPKKSAIRSEKAGSPPRRPMKKERLAKASGVKQKVFRRKAI, from the coding sequence ATGGACAAAGTTGTTGCTAAATTAAAATATTTAAGAGTTGCCCCGAAAAAGGTCAGGCAAGTAGCCCGCCTGCTCAAGGGGATGAGTTTTGTTGAGGCTGAATCCCAGTTAAAGTTTTTGCCCCAGAAAAGCGTTAAACCTTTGTATAAATTATTGATTTCTGCCGGAGCCAACGCAGAAAACAATTACAATCTTTCTCGGGCCGATCTTTTTGTTGAAAATATTTTGGTTGATCCGGGTCCGACTTTGAAAAGAATGAGAGCCCGGGCAAGAGGGATGGCGGCGCCGATTAGAAAAAGAAGCTCGCATATTACTTTATTTTTGTCTCCAATCCGGGGCAAACAACTCAAGCGAGTTGCTAAAAAACAAAGTTTAAAGATGAAAAAGCCAAAAAAATCAGCTATTCGGTCAGAAAAAGCCGGTTCCCCTCCTAGGCGGCCGATGAAAAAAGAAAGGTTGGCTAAGGCAAGCGGAGTGAAACAGAAAGTTTTTCGGAGAAAGGCAATTTAA
- the rpsC gene encoding 30S ribosomal protein S3, whose translation MTHKTNPISHRLGIFENWRSRYFKRKDLGFLLEEDHLIRDLIDKKFKRSGIERIEIERSGQEVKLFIFSARPGFIIGRGGTGINDLRQELEKNISKLRQKNNYSQDFVLQISVEEVKKPEISARIVSENIALALEKRAPFRRVMKSTLSKIMSYKEVKGAKILVSGRLGGVEISRTEWLSDGKIPLITLRSKIDYTENRAYCSYGVLGIKVWIYKGEQTDFDETKKLEI comes from the coding sequence ATGACGCATAAGACTAATCCAATTTCACATCGTTTAGGGATTTTTGAAAACTGGCGTTCCCGATATTTCAAACGGAAAGATTTGGGTTTTCTTTTAGAAGAAGACCATCTAATTCGAGATTTAATTGATAAAAAGTTCAAACGTTCCGGAATTGAGAGAATTGAGATTGAGAGAAGCGGCCAAGAGGTAAAGCTGTTTATTTTTTCCGCCCGGCCCGGGTTTATTATCGGTCGAGGCGGCACCGGAATTAATGATCTTCGCCAGGAGCTGGAAAAAAATATCAGCAAGCTTCGACAGAAAAATAATTACAGCCAAGACTTTGTTCTTCAGATTAGCGTTGAAGAGGTGAAAAAACCCGAAATCTCTGCCCGGATTGTTTCAGAAAACATTGCTTTGGCTTTGGAGAAAAGAGCCCCTTTCCGGCGGGTGATGAAAAGCACTTTGAGCAAAATTATGAGCTATAAAGAGGTTAAAGGGGCAAAGATTTTAGTTTCCGGCCGCTTGGGCGGAGTTGAGATCTCCCGAACCGAATGGTTAAGCGACGGTAAAATTCCTTTGATTACTTTAAGGTCAAAGATTGATTATACTGAAAATCGGGCTTATTGCAGTTATGGGGTTCTTGGGATTAAAGTCTGGATTTATAAAGGTGAGCAGACGGATTTTGATGAAACTAAAAAATTAGAGATTTAG